The proteins below come from a single Xenopus tropicalis strain Nigerian chromosome 9, UCB_Xtro_10.0, whole genome shotgun sequence genomic window:
- the LOC108644772 gene encoding oocyte zinc finger protein XlCOF7.1-like, whose protein sequence is MWETHGPHSSLGTEQAPPSHKEPMGMWEEASDPVMGKKDKNEERKERILNLTLEIIYLLTGEGYVIPKKKSPTVGLGALHAPGSVIQKENDKKILELISNIIQLLTGEEWEYIKGNKALYREGIKEEEEEPQFLIAPIFSILRYCSFYNYLLLVSLAEQPSPANGIKEEAASCEGDNQSDCSINPLTEQIQGTDTPTPIMGCSLNNSSAGDYISDGIKEEACLCEGGNQSDCSINLITPIMGCSLNNILSEDYISTVIKEEAASWQGGNQSDCSITNPLTEQIEGTDMPTPIMGCSLGSSNIYDNNAYNSSNKSHITKNTSHRKYSCNECHKHFSYKRDFDKHQRTHTKEKRFSCSECGKSFGTSSEVTVHRRRYHTGEKPFSCSECVKCFTTLKQLTVHVRSHTGEKPFSCSECEKCFVTSSDLTIHRRRTHTGEKPFPWEKPYSCSECGKCFATSTELTLHKRTHTGEKPFSCSVCGKSFASSSELTVHRRSHTGEKPYSCSVCGKCFSTRCNLKDHHKIHTGEKPFSCSECGKCFARKAELTIHWRTHTGEKPYSCSECGKRFATSSELTVHRRIHTGEKPFSCSECEKCFARSSELAAHRRTHTRVK, encoded by the exons ATGTGGGAGACGCACGGCCCTCACTCCAGCCTGGGCACTGAGCAG gcccctccctcccacaaggagccaatgggaatgtgggaggaagcgagtgacccagtgatggggaagaaggataaaaatgaggagcggaaggagagaatcctgaatctcacactggagattatctatctgctgactggagag ggctacgtcatccctaagaagaagagcccaactgtgggtttgggggccctgcatgcccctggctccgtcatacagaaggaaaatgacaagaagatcctggaactcatctccaacatcatccagctgctgactggagag gagtgggagtatataaaaggaaacaaggccctttacagggaagggataaaggaggaggaggaggagccccag TTTCTTATCGCCCCTATTTTTTCTATATTACGGTATTGCTCCTTCTATAACTATTTGCTTCTTGTATCTTTAGCAGAACAGCCctcaccggccaatgggattaaagaggaggcggcttcatgtgaaggggataaccaatcagattgcagcattaatccccttacagaacagatacagggaacagacacgcctactcctatcatggggtgcagcctgaataacagctcagCAGGGGATTATATATCAGATGGGATTAAGGAGGAAGCATGTTTAtgtgaagggggaaaccaatcagactGCAGCATTAATCTAattactcctatcatggggtgcagcctgaataacatcTTGTCGGAGGATTATATATCAACTGttattaaagaggaggcggcttcatggcaaggtggaaaccaatcagattgcagcataaCCAATCCGCTTACAGAACAGATAGAGGGAACAGACAtgcctactcctatcatggggtgcagcctgggTAGCAGTAATATATATGATAACAATGCTTATAACTCTTCAAACAAATCTCACATAACAAAAAATACATCACAtaggaaatacagctgcaatgagtgCCATAAACACTTTAGTTATAAGAGAGACTTTGATAAACACCAGAGAACCCACACAAAAGAGAAACGTTTTTCTTGTTCCGAGTGTGGGAAATCTTTTGGTACTTCATCAGAAGTTACCGTCCATCGGCGGCGAtaccacacaggggagaaaccattctcttgttcCGAATGCGTGAAATGTTTTACAACACTAAAGCAACTTACTGTCCATGTGAGAtcccacacaggagagaaacctttttcttgttctgaatgtgagaAATGTTTTGTCACTTCATCAGACCTTACTATTCATCGACGacggactcacacaggggagaaaccattccctT gggagaaaccttattCTTGTtcggaatgtgggaaatgttttgccacttCAACAGAACTCACGCTCCACaagagaactcacacaggggagaaacctttttcttgctcTGTGTGTGGGAAATCTTTTGCCAGCTCATCAGAACTTACCGTCCATCGAAGAagccacacaggggagaaaccatattcTTGTTCCGtgtgtggaaaatgtttttcaacTCGATGTAACCTTAAAGATCATCAcaaaatccacacaggggagaaaccattttcttgttcggagtgtgggaaatgttttgccaggaaaGCAGAACTCACTATTCACtggagaacccacacaggggagaaaccttattcttgttctgaatgtgggaaacgtTTTGCTACTTCATCAGAACTCACTGTGCACCGGAgaatccacacgggggagaaacctttttcttgttccgAATGCGAGAAATGTTTTGCCAGATCATCAGAACTCGCTGCCCACCGGAGAACCCACACAAGAGTGAAATGA
- the LOC116406478 gene encoding oocyte zinc finger protein XlCOF7.1-like has protein sequence MGMWEEASDPVMGKKDKNEERKERILNLTLEIIYLLTGEGYVIPKKKSPTVGLGALHAPGSVIQKENDKKILELISNIIQLLTGEVAIRCEDVSIYFSLEEWEYIKGNKTLYREGIKEEEEPQQLRPLACEYKDGSDVTAHTEATLCCNNDGNLTNPDVSPAEQPPPANGIKEASWEGGSQSDCSINPLTEQIQGTDTPTPIMGCSLNNSSAGDYISVVVKEEPASSEEDNHFADQIQLMDKSTVMGCSLNNSSAEDYISYDNKEEAASWEGGNQSDCSINPLTEQIQGTDTPTPIMGSSLLKVHGKYSCNECHKHFSNKRNFDKHQKTHMGEKPFSCSECEKCFTSQKDLTVHWRTHTGEKPYSCSECGKCFSHQSNCLVHQRTHTGEKPFSCSECAKGFTRQKDLTVHQRIHTGEKPYSCPECGKCFSNRSNYVRHHRTHTGEKPFSCSKCGKSFISLAELTVHRRRTHTGEKPFSCSECGKCFASSSELTVHRRQIHTGEKPFSCSECGKCFARNSILKKHLQIHTGGKP, from the exons atgggaatgtgggaggaagcgagtgacccagtgatggggaagaaggataaaaatgaggagcggaaggagagaatcctgaatctcacactggagattatctatctgctgactggagag ggctacgtcatccctaagaagaagagcccaactgtgggtttgggggccctgcatgcccctggctccgtcatacagaaggaaaatgacaagaagatcctggaactcatctccaacatcatccagctgctgactggagag gttgccataaggtgtgaggatgtttccatctatttttccttggaggagtgggagtatataaaaggaaacaagaccctttacagggaagggataaaggaggaggaggagccccagcagctccgcccactgg cctgtgagtataaagatgggagcgatgttacagcacatacggaagcaactttatgttgtaataatgatgggaatctcacaaaccctgatgtttctccagcggaacagcccccaccggccaatgggattaaagaggctTCATGGGAAGGTGgaagccaatcagattgcagcattaatccccttacagaacagatacagggaacagacacacctactcctatcatggggtgcagcctgaataacagctcggcaggGGATTATATATCAGTTGTTGTTAAAGAGGAACCGGCCTCATCTGAAGAAGATAACCATTTTGCAGACCAAATACAATTAATGGATAAGTCGACtgtcatggggtgcagcctgaataacagctcggcagaggATTATATATCATATGACaataaagaggaggcggcttcatgggaagggggaaaccaatcggattgcagcattaatccccttacagaacagatacagggaacagacacacctactcctatcatggggagcAGCCTCTTAAAAGTTCA tgggaaatacagctgcaatgagtgCCATAAACATTTTAGTAATAAGAGAAACTTTGATAAACATCAAAAAACCCACAtgggggagaaacctttttcttgttctgaatgtgaaaAATGTTTCACTAGCCAAAAAGATCTCACTGTTCATTGgagaacccacacaggagagaaaccctaCTCCtgctctgaatgtgggaaatgtttttcacatcAATCAAACTGCCTTGTTCAtcaaagaactcacacaggggagaaaccattttcttgttctgaatgtgcaAAAGGTTTCACTCGTCAAAAAGATCTTACTGTCCATCAGAGAAtccacactggagagaaaccctATTCCTGCcccgaatgtgggaaatgtttttcaaatcgATCAAACTACGTTCGTCATCACAGaacccacacgggggagaaaccattttcttgttctaaatgtgggaaaagttttatcAGTTTAGCAGAACTTACTGTCCATCGACGgcgaactcacacaggggagaaacctttctcttgctctgaatgtgggaaatgttttgcctcTTCGTCAGAACTTACTGTCCATCGACGgcaaatccacacaggggagaaaccattttcttgttctgaatgtgggaaatgttttgcacgTAACAGTATTCTAAAAAAACACTTACAGATTCACACAGGGGGGAAACCATAA
- the LOC105945440 gene encoding gastrula zinc finger protein XlCGF17.1-like — translation MGCSLNNSSAVNNISTDIKKEAASWEGENQSDCRINPPTIQIQGKDTPTPIMGCSLGSRPLKMQCKKYNENASMPPHEYHIAKSTLRKKHSRNECRKHSSQKRDFDKHQRTHKSEKTFSCSECGKCFSRRSNLDRHHRTHTGEKPFICSDCARCFASSAELTVHRRRNHTGEKPFSCSECGKCFASSSELTVHRRTHTGEKPYSCSECQKCFVSSSDFTVHRRTHTGEKPFACSECGKCFTTSSELTSHRRRTHTGEKPFYCSKCGKSFASSSERTVHQRTHTGEKPFLCSDCGKCFTRSSALNSHRLQIHTECGKCL, via the coding sequence atggggtgcagcctgaataacagctcggcagtTAATAATATATCAACTGATATTAAAAAAGAAGCAGCTTCATGGGAAGgggaaaaccaatcagattgcagaaTTAATCCCCCTACAATACAGATACAGGGAaaagacacacctactcctatcatggggtgcagcctgggTAGCCGCCCCTTaaaaatgcagtgtaaaaaatataatgaaaatgccTCTATGCCTCCACATGAATATCACATAGCAAAAAGTACATTACGTAAGAAACACAGCCGCAATGAGTGTCGTAAACATTCCAGTCAAAAGAGAGACTTTGACAAACATCAAAGAACACACAAAAGTGAGAAAACTTTTTCCTGCTCTGAATGTGGTAAATGTTTTTCAAGACGATCAAACCTTGATCGTcatcacagaacccacacaggggagaaaccattcatctgTTCTGATTGTGCGAGATGTTTTGCCAGTTCAGCAGAACTTACTGTCCATCGACGGCGAaaccacacaggggagaaacctttttcctgttctgagtgtgggaaatgttttgccagttCATCTGAACTTACTGTGCATCgacgaacccacacaggggagaaaccttattcttgttctgaatgtcaGAAATGTTTTGTCTCTTCATCGGACTTTACTGTCCATcggagaacccacacaggggagaaaccatttgcctgttctgaatgtggaaaatgttttactACATCATCTGAACTTACTTCCCATCGACgacgaacccacacaggggagaaacctttctattgttccaagTGCGGGAAATCTTTTGCCTCTTCGTCAGAACGTACTGTCCATcagagaactcacacaggggagaaaccatttttatgttctgattgtgggaaatgttttactagATCATCGGCGCTTAATTCCCATCGACTGCAAATCCacactgaatgtgggaaatgtttataa
- the LOC105945437 gene encoding oocyte zinc finger protein XlCOF7.1-like: protein MGMWEEASDPVMGKKDKNEERKERILNLTLEIIYLLTGEGYVIPKKKSPTVGLGALHAPGSVIQKENDKKILELISNIIQLLTGEVAIRCEDVSIYFSLEEWEYIKGNKALYREGIKEEEPQQLRPLAACEYKDGSDVTAHTEATLCCNNDGNLTNPDVSPAEQPPPANGIKEEQPPPANGIKEEAASWEGGNQSDCSINPLTEQIQGTDTPTPIMGCSLGSSPFKMQCNKYNENASMPPHESHIAKTTLRGKYSHNERHKHYSQKKDFDKHHRTHTGEKLFSCSECGKCFSRRSNLDRHHRTHTGEKPFICSDCARCFASSAELTVHRRRNHTGEKPFSCSECGKRFASSSDLTVHQRRNHTGEKPFSCSECEKCFASSSELTIHRRTHTGEKPYSCSECQKCFVSSSDFTVHRRTHTGEKPFSCSECGKCFTTSSELTSHRRRIHTGEKPFYCSECGKSFASSSELTVHQRTHTGEKPFLCSDCGKCFTRSSALTFHRLQIHAGCGKCL from the exons atgggaatgtgggaggaagcgagtgacccagtgatggggaagaaggataaaaatgaggagcggaaggagagaatcctgaatctcacactggagattatctatctgctgactggagag ggctacgtcatccctaagaagaagagcccaactgtgggtttgggggccctgcatgcccctggctccgtcatacagaaggaaaatgacaagaagatcctggaactcatctccaacatcatccagctgctgactggagag gttgccataaggtgtgaggatgtttccatctatttttccttggaggagtgggagtatataaaaggaaacaaggccctttacagggaagggataaaggaggaggagccccagcagctccgcccactgg cagcctgtgagtataaagatgggagcgatgttacagcacatacggaagcaactttatgttgtaataatgatgggaatctcacaaaccctgatgtttctccagcggaacagcccccaccggccaatgggattaaagaggaacagcccccaccagccaatgggattaaagaggaggcggcttcatgggaaggaGGAAACCAATcggattgcagcattaatccccttacagaacagatacagggaacagacacacctactcctatcatggggtgcagcctgggTAGCAGCCCCTTTAAAATGCAgtgtaataaatataatgaaaatgccTCTATGCCTCCACATGAATCTCACATAGCAAAAACTACATTACGTGGGAAATACAGCCACAATGAGCGCCACAAACATTACAGTCAAAAGAAAGACTTTGATAAAcatcacagaacccacacaggggagaaactttTTTCCtgctctgaatgtgggaaatgtttttccagACGATCAAACCTTGATCGTcatcacagaacccacacaggggagaaaccattcatctgTTCTGATTGTGCGAGATGTTTTGCCAGTTCAGCAGAACTTACTGTCCATCGACGGCGAaaccacacaggggagaaaccattttcttgttctgaatgcggGAAACGTTTTGCCAGTTCATCAGACCTTACCGTCCATCAACGGCGAaaccacacaggggagaaacctttttcgtGTTCCGAGTGTGAGAAATGTTTTGCCAGCTCATCTGAACTTACAATCCATCgacgaacccacacaggggagaaaccttattcttgttctgaatgtcaGAAATGTTTTGTTTCTTCATCGGACTTTACTGTCCATcggagaactcacacaggggagaaaccattttcctgttctgaatgtgggaaatgttttactacATCATCAGAACTTACTTCCCATCGACGacgaatccacacaggggagaaacctttctattgttctgagtgtgggaaatctTTTGCCTCTTCATCAGAACTCACTGTCCATcagagaactcacacaggggagaaaccatttttatgttctgattgtgggaaatgttttactagATCATCAGCGCTTACTTTCCATCGACTGCAAATCCACGCTGGATGTGGGAAATGTTTATAa